One window of the Yamadazyma tenuis chromosome 6, complete sequence genome contains the following:
- a CDS encoding uncharacterized protein (COG:D; EggNog:ENOG503NWUS), protein MLPPGSRTSKIKPPRKSITNSSLTNTQAFDFNKSWDVLSSAIVQIQNKNVSNLSYEQLYRKAYTLVLHKFGNRLYENVEELIETHLLRRRTKLLSIFSQSSSASFVNVDEEFIKNVLSEWNEHLQAMKFISDVLMYLNRVYIKEQNRLLIYDLGIKLYKDCIIKYNDNEVGTRIINILINEIQKNRNGEIISTKMYITNIIGMFELLHEDNTQNDLSVFENYYQKYFEPVFLSTSNDYFNNLIEKFLNYGSGLKYLIETNQFLSDEIDRIDLYLPESTVPKLIDLMNNTLIKSQLDNIINFPSDSLQSWIQPIKDNIILGEPTDSGIPIDNDSLNYLKILYSFNSRIDSSCELLKVRLKDIIIKEGKQFPSLIKNLLNSGELGERKKPISPNSPAFANKWIGSILLYKAQFSKIVKDAFDHDYSMEQCIISAIQEFINLNAKSKKNNNDFSLLIVNPSELLSVCMDNHIKQYLKPNSIAGSRDKGITSNDASFSSIDEFINKSLQFLRFIVDKDTFEAYYKNHFAKRFLNAKGFNQDGSTGIDIEDFVISKLSEELGTTSLDTIIKMNMDIKSSRGVTSEWKNFLVENKDKSIIDMDLKICNISYWPNSMTKDYKKLSGKQMNPDSSTTFIWPRRIKHTIQRFESFWTIDKKNSNKSLYWCPKFGSMDLKITYPSKTFEINLPTYAGVVLLLFGPSYSLDSDSEVNSEDFNPFKDKKKLTYKEIEELTGIPEVELKRHLQSIAVASRSRLLTKTPMSKDVNDNDIFELNEKFKSPSTKVKVLTVSASSSTNTAGGDGRLRKSRDEELEDIESSIAEGRKHEINAATVRILKSRQSIYHNELVTEIIRQLQGRFLPNNSQIKRHLEDLIEKEYLKRDDNNRNLYHYIA, encoded by the coding sequence ATGTTACCCCCGGGAAGTAGAacatccaaaatcaaacctccaagaaaatcaatCACGAATTCATCTTTAACAAATACGCAGGCGTTTGACTTTAACAAATCTTGGGATGTTCTTTCAAGTGCTATAgtccaaatccaaaacaaaaatgTTTCCAATTTGTCATATGAGCAGTTATATCGTAAGGCTTATACACTAGTCTTACACAAATTCGGGAATAGACTCTATGagaatgttgaagaattaaTCGAAACTCATCTATTGAGACGAAGAACCAAGCTATTGTCAATATTTAGTCAGTCCTCTTCTGCGTCTTTTGTGAATGTTGACGAGGAATTCATTAAGAACGTTTTATCTGAGTGGAACGAGCATTTACAGGCGATGAAATTCATAAGCGACGTGTTGATGTACCTCAATAGAGTCTATATCAAAGAGCAGAACCGATTGTTGATATATGACTTGGGTATAAAGCTTTACAAGGACTGCATAATCAAGTACAATGATAATGAGGTTGGCACTagaatcatcaatattCTAATCAATGAAATCCAGAAAAATAGAAATGGTGAAATCATATCTACTAAGATGTATATTACCAATATCATTGGCATGTTCGAGCTCCTTCATGAAGACAATACCCAAAACGATTTGAGTGTTTTCGAAAATTACTACCAAAAGTACTTTGAACCAGTTTTCTTGTCAACCTCCAATGActatttcaacaacttgatagAGAAGTTCTTAAACTATGGAAGCGgcttgaagtacttgataGAAACAAATCAATTTCTTAGTGATGAAATAGATCGTATTGATCTATACTTACCTGAATCGACTGTTCCCAAACTTATtgatttgatgaacaacacattgatcaaatctcAGTTGGACAATATAATAAATTTTCCCAGTGACAGCTTACAATCATGGATACAACCTATAAAAGATAACATCATTTTGGGGGAACCAACTGACTCTGGAATTCCCATCGACAATGACCTGCTCAATTATCTAAAGATCTTGTACAGCTTTAACAGCAGAATAGACAGCAGCTGTGAGTTATTAAAAGTGAGATTgaaagatatcatcatcaaagaaggaaaacaATTTCcttcattgatcaaaaacttattgaactcaggtgaacttggtgaaCGTAAAAAGCCGATAAGCCCCAACTCACCTGCGTTCGCCAATAAATGGATAGGCTCAATTTTGCTATATAAAGCTCAGTTTTCTAAAATTGTCAAGGATGCATTTGATCATGACTATTCAATGGAACAATGTATCATTTCTGCTATTCAGGAATTTATTAACTTGAATGCTAaaagcaagaagaataaTAATGATTTCAGTTTATTAATCGTTAACCCGTCTGAGTTGTTGTCTGTGTGTATGGATAACCATATCAAGCAGTACCTCAAACCTAATTCAATCGCTGGCTCCAGAGACAAGGGTATCACATCCAATGATGCCTCTTTCAGCtccattgatgaattcatcaacaagtccttACAATTTTTGAGGttcattgttgataagGATACTTTTGAAGCATACTACAAGAATCACTTTGCGAAAAGGTTTTTGAATGCTAAGGGATTCAATCAAGATGGAAGCACTGGTATTGATATAGAAGATTTTGTTATTTCCAAATTAAGCGAAGAGTTGGGAACGACCTCGCTAGATACTATCATCAAAATGAACATGGACATAAAACTGTCAAGAGGTGTCACTTCGGAGTGGAAAAACtttttggttgaaaataAGGATAAGTCCATAATAGACATGGATTTAAAAATTTGCAATATTTCATACTGGCCAAATTCAATGACAAAAGACTATAAAAAGTTATCTGGAAAACAAATGAATCCCGATTCTAGTACAACTTTCATTTGGCCCCGTCGTATCAAGCACacaattcaaagatttgaacTGTTCTGGACTATTGATAAAAAAAATAGCAACAAATCTCTCTATTGGTGCCCGAAGTTTGGATcaatggacttgaaaattaCATATCCAAGTAAAACATTCGAAATTAACTTACCTACATATGCAGGGGTGGTTCTCTTGCTATTTGGGCCCAGTTATTCTTTGGATTCAGATTCAGAAGTAAACTCAGAGGACTTCAATCCTTTTAAGGacaaaaagaagttgacCTACAAAGAGATAGAAGAGTTGACTGGGATACCTGAAGTAGAATTAAAacgtcatcttcaatctATTGCAGTTGCATCTAGACTGAGGTTATTGACCAAGACTCCCATGTCCAAGGATGTGAATGACAACGACATTTTtgaattgaatgaaaaattcaagTCGCcttccaccaaagtcaaagtctTAACGGTatcagcttcttcttccacgAATACTGCGGGAGGAGATGGAAGATTGAGGAAAAGTAGAGATGAGGAGCTAGAAGATATTGAGCTGTCTATTGCTGAGGGTCGTAAGCATGAAATTAATGCTGCTACGGTTAGAATTTTGAAGTCCAGACAGTCAATTTATCACAATGAGCTTGTTACGGAAATTATCAGACAATTACAGGGCAGATTTTTACCCAATAATAGTCAAATTAAAAGGCATCTTGAAGACCTTATTGAGAAAGAGTATCTCAAGAGAGATGACAATAATAGAAACTTATACCATTACATAGCATAA
- the LEU1 gene encoding 3-isopropylmalate dehydratase (COG:E; BUSCO:EOG09260SL3; EggNog:ENOG503NUV6): protein MTNSAKTLYDKVFENHIVHKDESGSYLLYIDRHLVHEVTSPQAFEGLKNAGRSVRRVDCTLATVDHNIPTTPRTNFKDVETFIEQEDSKLQVQTLEQNVKDFGVTYFGMSDSRQGIVHIVGPEQGFTLPGTTVVCGDSHTSTHGAFGSLAFGIGTSEVEHVLATQTIIQAKSKNMRIFIDGDLSKGITSKDLILHVIGVIGTAGGTGSVIEFAGLAIENLSMEARMSICNMAIEAGARAGMIKPDETTFEYIKGRPLAPKGEQWDKAVKYWKTLHSDDGAHFDDDIHIKSTDIVPTITWGNSPQDALPITASVPDPTKVSDPIVKSGMERALKYQGLIPNTPLKDIPIDKAFIGSCTNSRIEDLRAAAKVAKGHKKADNVKEVLVVPGSGLIKAQAEREGLDKIFEKAGFKWREAGCSMCLGMNPDILDPEERCASTSNRNFEGRQGARSRTHLMSPAMAAAAAIKGHFTDIREFDYVDVDEPVMTIGENEDKELQAAVYEHEKEQLNNDSESVEEQLYDIPKEPEAKKHKPVAEENPDGANTSNVEAMSKFTTLTGITAPLDKANVDTDAIIPKQFLKTIKRTGLKNGLFYESRFVKDEHGKDVETDFVLNVDPYREADILLVTGDNFGCGSSREHAPWALKDFGIKCMIAPSFGDIFYNNSCKNGLLPIRIPQEDILSKLHPLAKAGKKLTVDLPKQQIRNGETDEVLIEHFEIEEFRKHCLVNGLDDIGLTMQKEEYIQKYEELRRDIYSFLEGGSKLIKPIKGTKKSKFGVKAQEW, encoded by the coding sequence ATGACTAACTCAGCAAAGACTTTATATGAtaaggtgtttgaaaacCATATAGTTCACAAAGATGAATCTGGTTCTTACTTACTTTACATTGACAGACATTTAGTCCATGAGGTTACTTCTCCTCAAGCATTTGAAGGTTTAAAAAATGCTGGTAGATCTGTCAGACGAGTGGACTGTACTTTAGCTACGGTGGATCACAATATTCCTACCACTCCAAGAACCAACTTTAAGGATGTTGAAACCtttattgaacaagaggATTCTAAATTGCAAGTACAAACCTTAGAACAGAACGTCAAAGATTTTGGTGTCACCTATTTCGGAATGTCTGATTCCAGACAAGGTATAGTTCACATTGTCGGACCTGAGCAAGGATTTACCTTACCAGGTACAAcagttgtttgtggtgattCTCACACATCCACCCACGGAGCTTTTGGATCCTTAGCCTTTGGTATTGGTACttctgaagttgaacatgtTTTGGCTACGCAGACTATCATTCAAGCCAAATCCAAAAACATGAGAATCTTTATTGATGGTGATTTATCTAAAGGCATTACTTCTAAAGATTTAATTTTACATGTAATTGGTGTTATTGGTACTGCTGGTGGTACTGGAAGTGTGATTGAATTTGCTGGTTTGGCTATTGAAAATTTATCTATGGAAGCTAGAATGTCTATTTGTAACATGGCTATTGAAGCTGGTGCCAGAGCGGGTATGATCAAACCTGATGAAACAACCTTCGAGTACATCAAGGGTAGACCTTTAGCTCCAAAAGGTGAACAATGGGATAAAGCCGTTAAGTATTGGAAAACTTTACACTCTGATGATGGTGCtcattttgatgatgatatccaCATCAAGTCTACTGATATTGTGCCTACGATAACGTGGGGTAACTCGCCTCAAGATGCATTACCCATCACTGCCTCTGTTCCAGATCCTACCAAAGTATCTGACCCAATTGTGAAATCGGGTATGGAAAGAGCCTTGAAATATCAAGGTTTGATCCCTAATACTCCTTTGAAAGATATCCCTATCGACAAGGCTTTTATTGGCTCTTGTACTAATTcaagaattgaagatttaAGAGCAGCAGCTAAAGTTGCAAAGGGCCACAAGAAGGCTGATAATGTTAAAGAAGTCTTAGTCGTTCCCGGTTCTGGTTTGATCAAAGCGCAAGCTGAACGGGAAGGTTTGGACAAGATCTTCGAAAAAGCCGGATTTAAATGGAGGGAAGCTGGTTGTTCGATGTGCTTAGGTATGAATCCAGATATTTTGGacccagaagaaagatgtgCATCCACTTCTAACAGAAACTTCGAAGGTCGTCAAGGTGCAAGATCCAGAACTCATTTAATGTCTCCCGCCATGGCTGCCGCAGCTGCCATAAAAGGACATTTCACCGATATCCGTGAATTTGATTAtgtggatgttgatgaGCCAGTTATGACCATTGGTGAAAACGAAGACAAGGAATTACAAGCTGCTGTATACGAGCATGAAAAAGAGCAACTCAACAATGATTCTGAatcagttgaagaacaacttTACGATATTCCAAAGGAACCTGAAGCAAAGAAGCATAAACCCGTCGCCGAAGAGAATCCAGATGGTGCAAACACTTCAAATGTTGAAGCCATGAGTAAGTTCACTACTTTAACTGGTATCACTGCTCCTTTAGACAAGGCCAATGTCGATACTGATGCTATCATTCCCAAACAATTCTTAAAGACCATCAAGCGTACTGGTTTAAAGAATGGTTTGTTTTATGAATCGAGATTTGTGAAAGACGAACACGgaaaagatgttgaaaccGATTTTGTCTTGAACGTCGATCCATATCGTGAAGCTGACATCTTGTTAGTCACTGGTGACAATTTTGGATGTGGGTCCTCTAGAGAACATGCTCCATGGGCTTTAAAAGACTTTGGAATTAAGTGTATGATTGCTCcttcttttggtgatattttTTACAACAACTCTTGTAAGAATGGATTACTACCTATCAGAATTCCACAAGAGGATATCTTATCTAAATTGCACCCATTAGCTAAAGCGGGTAAGAAGTTGACAGTTGATTTGCCAAAGCAGCAAATAAGAAATGGAGAAACTGATGAGGTTTTAATTGAACATtttgagattgaagaattcaGAAAGCATTGTTTGGTCAACGGGTTAGATGATATTGGATTGACCAtgcaaaaagaagaatatATCCAAAAGTATGAAGAGCTCAGAAGAGACATTTATTCGTTCTTGGAGGGTGGATCCAAACTTATCAAGCCTATCAAGGGAACTAAGAAATCCAAGTTTGGAGTCAAAGCTCAAGAATGGTAG
- a CDS encoding D-mandelate dehydrogenase (EggNog:ENOG503NV7U; COG:E), with translation MTIKKPRILYVPCDQEVHDDQAWKTVYENFEIVVYDFDTIEDYMNELKKPDHGKIGFIDAVFRPTWLKGSPYLEHYILRGEPVRLLPKSVKLCVQSGHGYDIVDIDYLSSRNIIFCNSPDCCSRATADVGTLLVLNSFRYASFAENCVRTRNYYASMDFSTLADDPEGHTLGIIGLGDIGKLVAKSCQSFGMKTIYHNRTQRRELEAEFPEDSMVFYPDFDEFLAHTDCILVMCPYTEKTKHMISFDTFKRMKIQVRIVNIARGPIVQEEAIIDALERGQLVGGGFDVHEFEPKIHEKLLSDWRITLLPHWGAVSRASWKKFERNCVQNMMDYFYGDGKPKTAVNKQLFE, from the coding sequence ATGACTATCAAAAAGCCCAGAATTCTTTACGTTCCTTGTGACCAAGAAGTACATGATGACCAAGCATGGAAAACTGTCTATGAAAACTTTGAGATAGTGGTGTACGACTTCGATACCATTGAAGATTATATGAATGAGCTCAAAAAACCAGATCACGGCAAAATTGGTTTCATAGATGCTGTATTTCGCCCTACCTGGCTTAAAGGTTCTCCTTACCTTGAACATTACATTCTCCGTGGTGAGCCTGTACGATTATTACCCAAATCTGTTAAGTTATGTGTTCAGTCGGGACATGGTTATGATATTGTAGACATTGACTATTTGTCTTCAAGAAACATaatattttgcaactcaCCCGATTGTTGTTCCAGGGCTACGGCCGATGTCGGTACTCTATTGGTTTTGAACTCCTTTAGATATGCCTCTTTTGCTGAAAATTGTGTTAGAACTAGAAATTATTATGCTTCCATGGACTTTTCAACGTTGGCTGATGATCCTGAAGGTCATACTTTGGGAATCATAGGGTTGGGTGACATCGGTAAGTTGGTAGCCAAATCATGTCAGTCATTTGGAATGAAGACAATTTATCACAACCGAACTCAAAGAAGAGAACTTGAAGCCGAATTTCCTGAAGATTCTATGGTATTCTACcctgattttgatgaattttTGGCACACACTGATTGTATTCTTGTGATGTGCCCTTACACTGAAAAGACAAAACACATGATCAGCTTTGATACTTTCAAAAGAATGAAGATACAAGTGAGAATTGTCAACATAGCTAGAGGtccaattgttcaagaagaagccatAATAGATGCTTTAGAAAGGGGCCAACTTGTCGGTGGTGGATTTGATGTTCATGAATTTGAACCCAAGATACATGAGAAGTTATTGAGTGATTGGAGAATTACTCTCTTGCCGCACTGGGGTGCTGTCAGTAGAGCTTCTTGGAaaaaatttgaaagaaattgTGTCCAAAATATGATGGATTACTTCTATGGGGATGGTAAGCCTAAGACTGCTGTTAATAAACAGTTGTTTGAATAG